From Gimesia panareensis, the proteins below share one genomic window:
- a CDS encoding PVC-type heme-binding CxxCH protein, which translates to MKPFYRYCAVPALKFVCGAFALCLSLLVTSVASAGPLVYQGTDGPGVGKHIVFLAGDHEYRSEESLPELARILAKRFGFKCTVLFNIDPETGEIVAGNSNIPGMEALDSADLAVIFLRFQNLPKEQMKYLDEYLKRGGPVVGMRTSTHAFNMPADAPFSKYSYQSKDKDYELGFGHQVLGQTWVGHYGTNHKQSTRISILDEKKNHPILRGVKDVWVQAGGYVGKPVEADVLTIAQPLNGMKQDSPADETKPPMPSEWTRTYTSASGKKGRVFTTLYGTPEDLLNDGYRRMLVNACLWALGMEDAIKADANVDFVGPFEPNTFGFGTYAHGIKPEAYAGFTSPIPANHNTKRTDAPKKGKKKAAPKKKEAKGKKSEKKAALVTGKPARFVRIELPGDKRILTLAEVEVISGGKNVAKGAKATQSSTMGPGVAAKALDGNKSPDWGKGGQTHTSNSGSKNPWWEVDLGKAVNVDKVGIWNRQGFEGRMEDFTLTLLDADRKKVFEVTKVAAPFTMEIDVKHGGKLEYLTFSGSAGVPYKSTSKSVGAESHSQVQDPTLAEVPANYRDPIPFAFHKGDVVAIVGNGLPDRMQHDGWLETLLQSELQGKQVRFRNLSASGDQVDSFPRSKGAATITEYLRHVKADVVFAFFGYNESFQGVKKADDYKKRLIEFVRRTRGSKANGKTFPRIVLFSPIAHEATGNKNVPDGKAHNAQLAAYTRATEAAAREAGVAYVDLFHPSLQMFKESSEPLTINGIHLTKEGNKKLGEVIASVLSGHQVTASQTMEKLRSAILDKNYKWNNRYRARDGNDVWGGRSILKFTDDQTNAEVLQHELSMLDVMTNNRDARIWAYAKGEDYQVDDSNVPQPVKVISNVGGGSKSSSAVKEGNLNYISGEEAIKHMALADGFEVSLFADEKQFPELVNPVQMQFDTKGRLWAAVWPTYPKWEPLKEMNDALLIVHDDDNDGKADRVTEFARIQNPLGFEFWNGGVLVASAPEIVFLKDTDGDDVADVRTIMLQGLDSSDTHHAANNLIYGPDGAIYWQSGVFMVHNHEHPWGPSLQVGESAMYRFDPRRFTISMHAINSPNPHGIAFDYWGYHYATDGTGGRAYQVRPDKGGFKMHELLKKEVRPVTASEVVSSAHFPESMQGDFLICNVIGFLGIKHYDLARNAKDGTVWGEPAGDDLEVTRLNADGTKTPDKSKGLMMSGDKNFRPADAIFAPDGSLYFCDWHNVIIGHMQHNVRDPNRDHQHGRIYRMTAKGRPLQKPVAIDGEPIAALLENLKSPIDGIRHRTRVELSERDSDAVIAATQEWIKQFDPNKKEDAHHLLEALWLHQQHNVRNLELLGLLMKSPEPHARIAANTVKHLWFEVEGTMRGGVIAESEEAATQKSGILSDTPELTTIHIGTVRERMRYDVTKLTLKPGKKVKLTFSNPDYMPHNIMMVNPGKADEVGLAAIDLGASGFSVGFIPDSKEILWHSNLVDHGQEEVIEFVAPTKEGAYPYICSFPGHHRLMRGVMYVTNNLEEFLKNNPQQETKVTEWKLADLEADLKRVGQHRSFSQGKELFTKLACAQCHKLDKNSVIAGRNLSIGPNLDEVVKKHKHDAKAILAEILEPSRKIEDKYRTVLFALDDGQTINGNIVSEDEKSLIVLTGPPQVKEKKILKESIEFQRTSPVSIMPAALLNTLDKEQILDLLAYVISGGNEKSEMFHHHH; encoded by the coding sequence ATGAAACCATTCTATCGCTACTGTGCCGTACCCGCTTTGAAATTTGTCTGTGGGGCTTTTGCTCTCTGTCTGTCGCTGCTGGTGACCAGTGTTGCCAGTGCGGGGCCGCTGGTTTATCAGGGGACGGACGGGCCCGGCGTGGGGAAGCATATTGTCTTCCTGGCGGGCGATCATGAGTATCGCTCTGAAGAATCGCTGCCGGAACTCGCGCGGATTCTGGCGAAGCGGTTCGGGTTCAAGTGCACCGTGCTGTTCAATATCGATCCGGAGACCGGCGAGATTGTGGCCGGTAACTCGAATATCCCGGGGATGGAAGCCCTCGATTCGGCTGACCTGGCGGTGATCTTTCTGCGGTTTCAGAATCTGCCCAAAGAACAGATGAAATATCTGGATGAGTACCTCAAACGGGGCGGCCCGGTGGTTGGCATGCGGACTTCGACGCACGCCTTCAATATGCCCGCTGATGCCCCGTTCTCGAAGTATTCCTACCAGAGCAAAGACAAAGACTACGAACTGGGCTTCGGTCACCAGGTGCTGGGACAGACCTGGGTGGGCCACTATGGGACCAACCATAAGCAGAGCACTCGCATCAGCATCCTCGACGAAAAGAAAAATCATCCGATTCTGCGGGGTGTGAAGGATGTCTGGGTGCAGGCCGGCGGTTATGTGGGCAAGCCTGTCGAAGCAGACGTGCTGACGATCGCGCAACCGTTGAACGGGATGAAACAGGATTCCCCTGCCGACGAAACGAAGCCTCCGATGCCTTCGGAATGGACGCGGACTTACACCTCTGCCTCCGGCAAGAAGGGCCGCGTGTTCACGACGCTGTACGGCACGCCTGAAGATCTGTTGAACGACGGCTACCGCCGGATGCTGGTCAACGCGTGTCTCTGGGCACTGGGCATGGAAGACGCGATCAAGGCGGACGCGAACGTCGATTTCGTCGGGCCGTTCGAACCGAATACGTTCGGCTTTGGCACTTATGCTCACGGGATCAAGCCGGAAGCGTATGCCGGGTTTACGAGTCCGATTCCGGCGAATCACAATACCAAACGAACAGACGCTCCTAAGAAGGGGAAGAAGAAAGCGGCTCCGAAGAAGAAAGAAGCCAAGGGAAAAAAGTCGGAGAAGAAGGCTGCTCTGGTGACCGGTAAGCCGGCGCGTTTTGTCCGCATTGAACTTCCGGGCGACAAACGAATTCTCACGCTGGCGGAAGTGGAAGTGATCAGCGGCGGAAAGAACGTTGCCAAAGGGGCCAAGGCCACACAGTCGAGCACGATGGGACCGGGAGTGGCTGCAAAGGCCCTCGACGGCAATAAGAGCCCGGACTGGGGTAAAGGGGGACAGACCCATACTTCCAATTCCGGTTCGAAGAATCCCTGGTGGGAAGTCGACCTGGGGAAAGCCGTCAACGTCGACAAGGTGGGGATCTGGAACCGGCAGGGTTTCGAAGGCCGCATGGAAGATTTCACGCTGACGCTACTGGATGCGGACCGCAAAAAAGTGTTCGAGGTCACGAAGGTGGCTGCTCCGTTTACGATGGAGATCGATGTCAAGCACGGGGGCAAGCTGGAATACCTGACCTTCAGTGGGTCAGCCGGTGTTCCATATAAGTCGACTTCCAAATCGGTCGGTGCGGAGTCACACAGTCAGGTTCAGGATCCGACACTGGCCGAGGTGCCGGCGAATTATCGGGATCCGATTCCGTTTGCATTTCACAAGGGGGATGTCGTTGCCATCGTGGGTAATGGACTGCCCGATCGGATGCAGCATGATGGCTGGCTGGAAACGCTGCTGCAGAGCGAACTGCAGGGCAAGCAGGTGCGGTTTCGGAATCTGAGCGCCAGCGGCGACCAGGTCGATTCGTTCCCGCGGAGTAAAGGGGCTGCCACGATTACTGAATATCTGCGGCACGTCAAGGCGGACGTTGTCTTTGCCTTCTTCGGCTACAACGAATCATTTCAAGGCGTGAAGAAAGCCGACGATTATAAGAAACGTCTGATCGAGTTTGTGCGCAGGACCCGTGGTTCCAAGGCAAACGGCAAAACGTTCCCGCGGATTGTGCTGTTCAGCCCGATCGCACATGAAGCCACCGGGAATAAAAACGTGCCTGATGGTAAGGCACACAACGCTCAGTTGGCCGCCTATACCAGAGCCACCGAAGCAGCGGCCCGGGAAGCAGGAGTCGCGTATGTCGATCTGTTCCACCCTTCCCTGCAGATGTTCAAGGAGTCGAGCGAGCCTTTAACAATCAACGGGATTCATCTGACTAAGGAAGGTAACAAAAAGCTGGGGGAAGTGATTGCCTCGGTCCTGTCCGGGCACCAGGTGACTGCCTCGCAGACGATGGAGAAACTGCGGTCGGCCATTCTGGATAAGAACTACAAGTGGAACAACCGCTATCGCGCCCGTGACGGGAATGACGTGTGGGGCGGCCGTTCGATTCTCAAGTTTACCGACGATCAGACCAACGCCGAGGTGCTGCAGCACGAGCTCTCGATGCTGGACGTAATGACGAACAACCGCGATGCCCGGATCTGGGCGTATGCCAAAGGGGAAGATTACCAGGTTGATGACAGCAATGTTCCGCAGCCGGTAAAGGTGATTTCGAATGTCGGCGGGGGGAGCAAGAGCTCCAGTGCGGTGAAAGAAGGGAACCTCAACTACATCAGTGGTGAAGAAGCGATTAAACACATGGCGCTGGCTGACGGGTTTGAAGTCAGCCTGTTTGCTGACGAAAAACAGTTCCCCGAACTGGTTAACCCGGTGCAGATGCAGTTCGACACCAAAGGACGACTGTGGGCGGCTGTCTGGCCGACTTATCCCAAGTGGGAACCGTTGAAAGAGATGAACGATGCACTGCTGATCGTGCACGACGACGACAATGACGGCAAAGCGGATCGGGTGACCGAGTTTGCCCGGATTCAGAATCCGCTGGGTTTTGAATTCTGGAACGGAGGCGTCCTGGTAGCGTCCGCACCGGAGATTGTCTTCCTCAAAGATACTGATGGCGACGACGTGGCCGATGTCCGCACGATTATGCTGCAGGGCCTCGATTCCTCTGATACCCATCACGCAGCGAACAACCTGATCTATGGTCCCGATGGTGCCATTTACTGGCAGAGCGGCGTGTTTATGGTGCACAACCACGAGCATCCCTGGGGGCCTTCTCTGCAGGTGGGTGAATCGGCCATGTATCGTTTCGATCCGCGGCGGTTCACGATTTCGATGCATGCCATCAATTCCCCCAACCCGCACGGGATTGCCTTTGATTACTGGGGCTATCATTACGCGACGGACGGAACCGGCGGGCGTGCCTACCAGGTGCGTCCGGATAAGGGCGGCTTCAAAATGCACGAGCTGCTCAAGAAAGAAGTTCGTCCCGTGACGGCCAGCGAAGTGGTCAGCAGTGCTCACTTCCCCGAGTCCATGCAGGGCGACTTCCTGATCTGTAACGTGATCGGATTTCTGGGCATCAAGCACTACGACCTGGCGCGGAACGCTAAAGATGGTACCGTGTGGGGTGAGCCGGCTGGTGATGATCTGGAGGTCACAAGACTGAATGCAGACGGGACGAAAACTCCGGACAAGTCCAAAGGTCTGATGATGAGCGGAGACAAGAACTTCCGTCCCGCGGATGCGATCTTCGCTCCCGATGGTTCGCTGTATTTCTGCGACTGGCACAACGTGATCATCGGCCACATGCAGCACAATGTCCGCGACCCCAACCGCGACCATCAGCATGGTCGTATTTACCGGATGACTGCCAAGGGACGCCCCCTGCAGAAGCCGGTTGCCATTGATGGGGAGCCGATTGCCGCGCTGCTCGAGAACCTCAAATCGCCGATCGACGGCATTCGCCACCGGACCCGTGTTGAACTGAGCGAACGCGATTCCGACGCTGTGATCGCGGCGACCCAGGAATGGATCAAGCAGTTTGATCCGAATAAAAAAGAAGACGCGCACCACCTGCTCGAAGCACTCTGGTTGCACCAGCAGCACAACGTGCGGAACCTGGAGTTACTGGGACTGCTGATGAAGTCTCCCGAACCGCACGCCCGCATTGCCGCGAACACTGTGAAGCATTTGTGGTTTGAAGTGGAAGGGACGATGCGGGGCGGCGTGATTGCCGAGTCGGAAGAAGCGGCGACACAAAAGTCGGGTATTCTCAGCGATACCCCCGAACTGACGACGATTCACATCGGGACGGTCCGCGAGCGGATGCGCTACGATGTGACGAAACTCACCTTAAAGCCCGGCAAGAAGGTCAAGCTGACCTTTTCCAACCCGGATTACATGCCGCATAACATTATGATGGTCAATCCCGGGAAAGCCGATGAAGTGGGGCTGGCCGCGATTGATCTGGGCGCCAGCGGGTTTTCCGTTGGTTTTATTCCGGACAGCAAAGAGATTCTCTGGCACAGCAACCTGGTCGACCATGGTCAGGAAGAGGTGATCGAGTTTGTGGCTCCGACCAAAGAAGGGGCGTACCCTTACATCTGCTCGTTCCCCGGGCACCACCGGCTGATGCGGGGTGTGATGTACGTGACCAACAATCTCGAAGAGTTTCTCAAGAATAATCCGCAGCAGGAAACCAAGGTGACCGAGTGGAAGCTGGCCGACCTGGAAGCGGATCTGAAACGGGTGGGACAGCATCGCAGTTTTTCTCAAGGAAAAGAACTCTTCACGAAACTGGCCTGTGCCCAGTGTCATAAACTGGATAAGAACAGTGTCATTGCCGGCAGAAATCTTTCCATCGGTCCCAATCTGGACGAGGTCGTGAAGAAGCACAAGCACGACGCCAAAGCGATCCTCGCAGAAATTCTGGAACCCTCGCGCAAGATTGAGGATAAGTACCGGACGGTGCTGTTCGCACTGGATGACGGGCAGACGATTAACGGGAACATCGTTTCCGAAGATGAAAAATCGTTGATTGTGCTGACCGGACCGCCGCAGGTGAAGGAGAAGAAAATTCTGAAGGAGTCGATCGAGTTTCAACGAACGTCTCCCGTCTCCATCATGCCGGCCGCCCTGCTGAATACGCTGGATAAAGAACAGATCCTCGATCTGCTCGCGTACGTGATTTCAGGCGGGAACGAAAAGTCCGAAATGTTTCATCATCACCATTAA